TCTCTCATATCTATCTTTTGTATTTTCTAACCATTTTCTAGTTTCATTTAAAGATTCTTGGGTTGTTTCATGATAAAATTCTGGTGCATTTCTATCCATATTAACTTTTCCTACCATAGCCCCTAATCCTGATTTATCTAACATCTCCATTAAAAGCTCCGTGGCTTCTCTATGAATTGTTCCAAATAAAACTGATCTTGTAGTTCCTTGTCTCCATAATTCTGTTATTACTTTTTCATATGCTTTTTTAGCATATTTTATATTTTCGTATTTAGCTTCTTCTGGAAAAGTGTATGTTTCTAACCAAGGAAGTAATTCTTTATCTAATCCCAAACCTCTATTTGTAAATTGTGGTGCATGAAAGTGAGTATCTATAAATCCAGGTATTATTAATTTTCCACTATGATCAATTAATTCAGCCATATTATGTTCCTTTGGAACTTCTTTATAAACTCCTAATACTTGACCATTTTTTACTGCAATATATCCATTTTCAATGATTTCATGTTTCCCAAATTCTGGTGTGTGATATATATCTCCTTTAAATAACTTTAACACTTCTCTCATCCTCCCTTATATTAACTAAATAAACATAATTTTTACTACAAACAGAATTGCCAAAACAGCCATTACCTTTGTTACATCTTTAAATTTTCCAGTTAAAACTTTTAAAGCCACATATGATAAAATTCCAATAACAATTCCATCTGCTATACTATATGTTAATGGCATTAAAATAATTGTTAAAAATGCTGGTATTCCCTCTGTTATATCATCAAAATTTATCGCTTTTATAGCTGTTACCATTAAAAGTCCTACTATAATCAATACTGGTGCTGTAGCTGATGCCGGTATCATAATAAATAATGGTGATAAAAATAATGCTATTACAAAAAGTATTGATGTTGTTAATGCTGTTAACCCCGTCTTTCCACCTTCTGCTATTCCTGAAGCTGATTCAACAAATGTTCCAACAAGAGATGTTCCTAAAAATCCTGCCATTATAGTTCCAATCGAGTCACAAAGACAAGCTTTTGTTACTCCTGGTAGGTTATCATTTTCATCCAATAAATTTGCCTTTCCTCCAAGTCCTATAAGAGTTCCAACTGTATCAAATATTGCAACGAAAAGAAATGTAAATACTACTAAAGCCATATTTGGTGTTAAAATTTCATTCATTCCTACAAATTGAAAAACTGTAGATTTCAAATCTGGAATCACTTGCCAACTTGTAGGTAATTTTGTTACTCCCATAAAAAATCCTATTATAGCAGTTCCAATTATTCCCCAAAACATTGAACCTTTTATATTTTTATACATTAATGATCCTGTTAAAAAAACTCCAACAAGTGTTAATACTGCTCTTGGGTCCTTTAAGTTTCCAAGAGTTACAACAGTTCCTTGTCCCGCTACAACTATTCCACCACTTACAAGACCTATTAAAGCTATAAATAATCCAATTCCTGCAATCATTGCCATTTTAATATTAAATGGAATTACATCAAATAGTTTTTCTCTAACTCTTGTTACAGTTAATATCAATAAGCAAACTCCAGATATTGCAACTGCTGTTAAAGCATACTGCCAACTATGTCCTTGACCTAAAACAACTGAAAATACAAAGAACGCATTCATACCTAAAGATGGTCCTAATCCAAATGGAAAATTAAACAACGCAGCTAAAGACGTTGCTATTGCCGATGATAATGCTGTCGCTGCAAATGCTCCTGAAAATGGTATTCCAGTTTTTGAAAGTGTTCCTGGTATAACTGCCAAAATATAAGCCATTGTCATAAATGTCGTTAACCCTGCAAATAATTCTGTCTTTACATCAGATCCCCTTTCACTAATTTTAAAATATCGATCCAATTTTGATTTACTTCCTAACCCCTCATCTCTTACCAATTCTAAATCTTCTTCCATAACAACCCTCCTATATTTATTTTTTATTTTTCTACACTTTTCCACATTTGTTTCGAAATTGTTCTAGCTTTCTCTAAAATTGATTTCTCATCTGCATTAATAAGCTTTCTTTTTTTCATAAGAATTTTTCCATTACAAATAGTAGTAGTAGCTCCTCTTCCTGAAATTCCAAATATTATGTGACTATTATAGTTATTTTCATTAAGCTCAGTATGAGGTATATAGTCAAATATTGCTATGTCTGCCTTTGCTCCCTTTTTTAAAATCCCCGTATTACATCCAAATTGTTTTTTTATTATTTCTCGATTGTTTCTAAAAAGCATTAAAGGAGCTTCTTTCCATCCTACTGTTGGATCCTTTAATTCATGTTTATGTAAAATATTAGCTACTTTTAGAGATTCAATCATATCTGCTGTATACCCATCTGTTCCAAGACCTACAATTAATCCTTCTTCTAACATTTTTATCGCCGGAGAACAACCGACTGCATTTCCCATATTTGATTCTGGATTATGGATAACATTACATCCTGAATTTTTTAAAATATCTAATTCATAATCATTAATATGTATACAATGAACTGCTATTGTATTTTCTTTAAATATTCCATACTCATTAAGCCTTTCTACAACTCTTTTCCCATATTTTTCTTGAGCGTCATTTAAATCTGTTATTCCTTCAGCAACATGAATATGATATCCAACATCTATATTTTCCATAGCCTTCTTACATTTTTCTAAAGTTTCGTTTGATACTGTAAAAGAAGCATGAATTCCAAACATTCCTTTTATCATATCTGAATTTTTTCTATCAGCATATTTTATAAACTCTATATTTTCTCTTATTCCCTCTTCTGCTTTCTCAATTCCATCCCTATCAGAAACTTCATAACATAAAGAAGTTCTTATTCCTAAATGATCTGCAACTTTAGCAATTCTCTCTAGACTTCCCGTTATTGCCATCGGTGAAGCATGATGATCTATTACTGTTGTTACTCCATTTTTTATACTTTCCATATATGTTGCATATGCTGAATATTCAATATCATCTAGAGATAAACTTTTATCTACTTTCCACCAAAGATTTTTAAGAATTTCATCAAAATTTCTTGTACTTCCCTTTATGTTCATTCCTCTTGCAAAGCTTGAATATATATGCATATGAGTATTTATGAGACCTGGCATTATTATTCCATCATCTGCATCTATAATTTCAGCATCACTATACTTCTTTCTTAAATCACTAAAATTTCCAACTTCTATTATTTCGTCTTCTTTTATTACTACAGCTCCATTTTCTATATATGGGTTTTTATCATCTTGAGTTATAACTCTTCCATTTCCAACAATATACATAGTTACCTCCTCTTATTTTCTTCTAATAACCTTTCCTGGTGATACTTTTTTAAAAATACCATCATCTATAATTGGAGTTCCATTTACAATAACATATTGTATTCCTTCTGGAAATTGAGCTGGATTTATATAATCACCTTTATCTATTATTGTTTTAGGATCAAAAATTGTTATATCAGCAAACATTCCAGGTTTTAACTCTCCTCTTTCAGAAATTCCTATTGCTTCTGCTGCTTTTTTAGTCATCTTATAAATTGCCTCTTGGAGTTTCAAAACTTGTTTTTCTCTCACATATCTTCCTAAAACTCTTGGAAATGATCCATATGCTCTTGGATGAGGTTTTCCTTTAGCTAAAAGAGCATCTGTACAGACATTTTGTTCAGGTCTTTTTAAAAACTTTATAATATGTTCTTCAAGTCCATAAAAATCAACCATTCCAACTGCATTTTCTTCCTCTAAAAGTAAATCAAATGTAGCATTATATGGGTCTTTTTTTCTTATTTCTCCCACTTCAATTAAATTTTTTCCAACTAAATCTTGGTTTTTCTTGCTAACAACTGAAGTTATAAATATTTGATCAAATCCAGCAAATTCAATGAAGTTATCCCAACCAGGAATTCCATTTTCAATGTCAAATTTCATTTTTTTTCTGTCTTCTTCATTTTTTAATCTTTCCATCAGTTTATCAGTTCCTCCTGCATGTGCCCAAGGTGGAAGAACTACTCCTAACATAGTAGATCCAGCAGCATAAGGATACTGATCATAACTAATTTTTACGCCTTCTTTTTCGCCTTTTTCCAAAAGGTTTACAACTTCATCAATATATTTCCAATTTTGTTTTCCACAAACTTTAAAATGAGAAAAATGTACTTTTACTCCAGATTCTTTTCCGATTCTTATAACCTCTTCCATTGATTCAAGTATTGTTCCTGCCTCTGATCTTTGATGTATAACTAATTCTCCATTAAACTCTGCTACAACTTTACACATTTCTATTAACTCTTTTGTTTCTGAATAAGTGCAAGGAATATAGATTAAACCTGTTGATAAACCAAAAGCTCCTGCTTCCATTTCTCGTCGAGTTATTTCACACATTTTTTTAATTTCTTCTTCTGTGGCTGCTCTTCCTTCTAACCCCATAGCTTCCATACGTATATTTCCATGAGGAACAAGATATGCATAATTAAGTCCAACTTTACTTTTCTCCATCTGTTTTAAATATCCATCAGTTGTTTCATATGTCCAATTAATGCTTTCTGAAGTTCCATCTAAACCAGCTAGATTTTTTTTCCAAGAAGATATAAACTCTATAGGCAAAGGCGCCATCGAAATTCCATCTTGTCCTAAAATCTCTGTAGTTATTCCTTGTCTAGCCTTTACCTCATTGTAAGGGCTTTCTAAAATTACTAAATCAGAGTGAGAATGCGTATCTATAAATCCTGGAGCTACAACAAGATCTTTAGCATCAATTATTCTATCTATATCTTTACAATCAATACTTTTTTCAATAGCCACTATTTTCTCTTTTTCTATGAGAATATCACCAATATATGGTTGATCTCCACTACCATCTACTATGAGACCATTTTTTATTAAAGTTTTCATTGTATTTTCTCCTTAATTTTATTTATCATAAATCGACTTTAAAATTCCATAATATCCTTTTATACCTTTAAATAATTGATCTAATTCTATATACTCATCGATTGTATGAGCTAAATTTTCTTTAGATGGCCCAAATCCTATTGTTTTTATTTTTGCTTCTCCTGCATAGTGAGATCCATTTGTACAAAATGAATATTGTGTAATTTCAGGCTCAAGCCCTACATCTTTTAATCCTCTATATGCTTTTTGTACAAATTCATCATCTTCACTATATA
This genomic window from Cetobacterium sp. NK01 contains:
- a CDS encoding NCS2 family permease; its protein translation is MEEDLELVRDEGLGSKSKLDRYFKISERGSDVKTELFAGLTTFMTMAYILAVIPGTLSKTGIPFSGAFAATALSSAIATSLAALFNFPFGLGPSLGMNAFFVFSVVLGQGHSWQYALTAVAISGVCLLILTVTRVREKLFDVIPFNIKMAMIAGIGLFIALIGLVSGGIVVAGQGTVVTLGNLKDPRAVLTLVGVFLTGSLMYKNIKGSMFWGIIGTAIIGFFMGVTKLPTSWQVIPDLKSTVFQFVGMNEILTPNMALVVFTFLFVAIFDTVGTLIGLGGKANLLDENDNLPGVTKACLCDSIGTIMAGFLGTSLVGTFVESASGIAEGGKTGLTALTTSILFVIALFLSPLFIMIPASATAPVLIIVGLLMVTAIKAINFDDITEGIPAFLTIILMPLTYSIADGIVIGILSYVALKVLTGKFKDVTKVMAVLAILFVVKIMFI
- the ssnA gene encoding putative aminohydrolase SsnA, giving the protein MYIVGNGRVITQDDKNPYIENGAVVIKEDEIIEVGNFSDLRKKYSDAEIIDADDGIIMPGLINTHMHIYSSFARGMNIKGSTRNFDEILKNLWWKVDKSLSLDDIEYSAYATYMESIKNGVTTVIDHHASPMAITGSLERIAKVADHLGIRTSLCYEVSDRDGIEKAEEGIRENIEFIKYADRKNSDMIKGMFGIHASFTVSNETLEKCKKAMENIDVGYHIHVAEGITDLNDAQEKYGKRVVERLNEYGIFKENTIAVHCIHINDYELDILKNSGCNVIHNPESNMGNAVGCSPAIKMLEEGLIVGLGTDGYTADMIESLKVANILHKHELKDPTVGWKEAPLMLFRNNREIIKKQFGCNTGILKKGAKADIAIFDYIPHTELNENNYNSHIIFGISGRGATTTICNGKILMKKRKLINADEKSILEKARTISKQMWKSVEK
- a CDS encoding N-acyl-D-amino-acid deacylase family protein; amino-acid sequence: MKTLIKNGLIVDGSGDQPYIGDILIEKEKIVAIEKSIDCKDIDRIIDAKDLVVAPGFIDTHSHSDLVILESPYNEVKARQGITTEILGQDGISMAPLPIEFISSWKKNLAGLDGTSESINWTYETTDGYLKQMEKSKVGLNYAYLVPHGNIRMEAMGLEGRAATEEEIKKMCEITRREMEAGAFGLSTGLIYIPCTYSETKELIEMCKVVAEFNGELVIHQRSEAGTILESMEEVIRIGKESGVKVHFSHFKVCGKQNWKYIDEVVNLLEKGEKEGVKISYDQYPYAAGSTMLGVVLPPWAHAGGTDKLMERLKNEEDRKKMKFDIENGIPGWDNFIEFAGFDQIFITSVVSKKNQDLVGKNLIEVGEIRKKDPYNATFDLLLEEENAVGMVDFYGLEEHIIKFLKRPEQNVCTDALLAKGKPHPRAYGSFPRVLGRYVREKQVLKLQEAIYKMTKKAAEAIGISERGELKPGMFADITIFDPKTIIDKGDYINPAQFPEGIQYVIVNGTPIIDDGIFKKVSPGKVIRRK